In a genomic window of Mucilaginibacter sp. KACC 22063:
- a CDS encoding WD40 repeat domain-containing protein: protein MNATLSFELTGHQNPIFCAELSQKPGILFTAGNDKGLVEWSLTQQAFIKVMFPVAASVYAVHCPVGLPLMFTGLRSGEVLVFNFIEQKITHTLRHHTKPIFDIKSLNDKGELLVASEDGTVSVWSLNDMSLLHHFLVSGDTIRSIAINPVKKQMALGCRDNHVRIFSTDDYTHVATLTGHTMAIFTTQYANDGAYLISGSRDAQLKIWDANTFELIKSIPAHMFAVNHIAFHPTQPYFATASMDKNIKIWGSDDFKLYKIISREKGLPSHLLSVNKLAWNGDQLISVSDDKRVLGWDIEF from the coding sequence ATGAACGCAACACTATCATTCGAACTTACCGGGCATCAAAATCCCATTTTCTGTGCAGAACTATCGCAGAAGCCGGGCATCTTATTTACTGCCGGTAACGATAAAGGGCTGGTAGAATGGAGCCTTACCCAACAAGCATTTATCAAGGTGATGTTTCCGGTGGCCGCATCCGTTTATGCGGTGCATTGCCCTGTAGGCTTGCCTTTGATGTTTACAGGTTTACGTAGTGGCGAAGTATTGGTATTTAATTTTATTGAACAGAAGATAACGCATACGCTACGCCACCACACCAAGCCCATATTTGATATCAAATCGCTTAATGATAAAGGCGAACTGCTGGTAGCTTCTGAAGATGGTACCGTTTCTGTTTGGAGCCTAAACGACATGTCGCTGCTGCACCATTTCCTGGTATCGGGTGATACTATACGTTCTATTGCTATCAACCCGGTTAAAAAACAAATGGCCTTAGGCTGCCGCGATAACCACGTGCGCATTTTTAGTACCGACGATTATACACATGTGGCTACGCTTACCGGCCACACCATGGCAATATTTACTACGCAATATGCCAATGATGGGGCTTACCTGATTTCAGGCTCGCGCGATGCACAGCTAAAAATATGGGATGCCAATACTTTTGAATTGATCAAAAGCATACCTGCACATATGTTTGCTGTTAACCATATTGCCTTCCACCCTACGCAACCTTATTTTGCTACGGCCAGTATGGATAAAAACATCAAGATCTGGGGAAGCGATGATTTTAAACTGTACAAGATCATTAGCCGCGAAAAAGGTCTTCCGTCACACCTGTTATCAGTAAATAAACTGGCCTGGAACGGCGATCAGCTTATTTCTGTAAGTGACGATAAGCGCGTGCTGGGCTGGGATATTGAATTTTAA
- the hisD gene encoding histidinol dehydrogenase — protein sequence MNGIKERLNVLKTYNYKDLSAEELQQLVKRNVDPANEIRTIVEDVINNVRTHGDRALFDYAHQFDNVKLEKLYLDKAELNELAENLQPEQKEALQTAYNNIYKFHQSQLKGEDKIETMPGVTCWRELRPIEKVGLYIPGGTAVLPSTFLMLGIPARIAGCHEIVVCSPPQKNGKVNAFIAYVAQLLYIDRIYLAGGSQAVAAMAYGTESVAKVDKIFGPGNQFVTKAKTIIQSTTTTAIDMPAGPSEVLVIADETANPVFVAADLLAQAEHGIDSQAVLVTTSNDFAAKVNEEVEKQLSVLPRAEIVSKAIGNSYTIVVDNLHESMSFSNLYAPEHLILATEKWQEIARDVINAGSVFLGNLTPESAGDYASGTNHTLPTSAYARAYSGVSVDSFVKKITFQHISPKGINNIGPTVEILAELEGLHAHKNAVTVRLQDENQESGEKK from the coding sequence ATGAATGGGATTAAGGAGAGGCTAAACGTGTTAAAGACCTATAACTACAAAGACCTAAGCGCAGAAGAACTTCAGCAGCTGGTTAAACGCAATGTAGACCCGGCGAATGAAATCCGTACCATTGTTGAAGATGTAATTAACAACGTGCGCACTCATGGCGACCGCGCCCTTTTTGACTATGCACATCAGTTTGACAATGTTAAGCTTGAAAAGCTATACCTTGACAAAGCAGAATTAAACGAACTTGCGGAAAATCTGCAACCCGAACAGAAGGAAGCTTTGCAAACGGCCTATAACAATATCTATAAATTTCACCAATCGCAGTTAAAGGGCGAAGATAAGATTGAAACCATGCCCGGTGTTACCTGCTGGCGCGAACTTCGACCTATTGAAAAGGTGGGATTGTATATCCCAGGCGGTACAGCTGTATTACCAAGCACATTTTTAATGCTGGGAATCCCTGCACGCATAGCTGGTTGCCACGAGATTGTGGTTTGTTCGCCGCCGCAAAAGAACGGTAAGGTAAATGCCTTTATCGCTTATGTTGCACAGCTGTTATATATTGACCGAATCTATCTGGCAGGCGGCTCTCAGGCTGTTGCAGCTATGGCTTACGGCACCGAAAGTGTTGCTAAAGTTGATAAGATTTTTGGTCCTGGAAACCAGTTTGTTACTAAGGCAAAAACAATTATACAATCAACTACTACAACGGCTATTGATATGCCTGCCGGTCCGTCAGAAGTTTTGGTAATTGCAGATGAAACAGCAAATCCGGTCTTCGTCGCTGCTGACCTATTGGCACAAGCAGAACACGGTATTGATAGCCAAGCTGTTTTAGTAACTACTTCAAATGATTTTGCTGCTAAAGTAAATGAAGAAGTGGAAAAACAACTTTCTGTTTTACCACGTGCTGAGATTGTATCCAAGGCTATAGGTAATTCTTACACTATTGTTGTAGATAACCTGCATGAGTCCATGTCATTCAGTAACTTATATGCACCAGAGCATTTGATTTTAGCTACTGAAAAATGGCAGGAAATTGCCAGAGATGTAATCAATGCAGGTTCTGTGTTTTTAGGGAACTTAACACCTGAAAGCGCCGGTGATTACGCATCGGGCACTAATCATACCTTGCCAACAAGTGCTTATGCGCGTGCTTATTCAGGTGTTTCTGTTGATTCCTTTGTTAAAAAGATCACTTTCCAGCATATCAGCCCAAAAGGGATTAATAACATTGGCCCCACTGTAGAGATACTGGCAGAGTTAGAAGGCCTGCATGCCCATAAAAACGCTGTAACCGTGAGGTTGCAGGATGAAAACCAGGAATCAGGAGAAAAGAAATAA
- the hisG gene encoding ATP phosphoribosyltransferase codes for MKTLKIAIQKSGRLNEKSVELLKNCGLSFENYKSSLISPVSNFPLEILFLRDDDIPEYVQDGIADLGIVGENVIQETEVEVSYLQRLGFGKCSLKIAIPNTSDVVNVSQLQGKSIATTYPVILGKYLKENNIEADIRTISGSVEISPGLGLSDAICDLVSTGGTLKSNGLKPFADVMSSEAVLIGRKGSENEDLVIELIQRIQSVLRAKETKYVVLNVQRENLKAITDLLPGVKSPSVVPLAEEDWVAVHTVIPERDFWDRISLLKQAGAQGIVVMPIEKIIL; via the coding sequence TTGAAAACATTAAAAATAGCGATCCAAAAATCGGGTCGCCTCAACGAAAAATCCGTTGAACTACTTAAAAACTGTGGCTTAAGTTTTGAAAACTACAAAAGCTCACTTATCTCCCCTGTATCTAATTTCCCTTTAGAAATACTTTTCCTTCGTGATGATGACATTCCTGAATATGTACAGGATGGCATTGCCGATTTAGGTATTGTTGGCGAAAACGTTATACAGGAAACCGAAGTAGAGGTAAGCTATCTGCAACGCCTGGGCTTTGGCAAATGCTCATTGAAAATAGCTATCCCCAACACCAGCGATGTAGTAAACGTTAGCCAACTGCAAGGAAAATCAATTGCCACTACCTACCCTGTTATTTTAGGTAAATACTTAAAAGAGAACAATATTGAGGCCGATATCCGTACCATCTCCGGTTCTGTGGAGATTTCTCCGGGCCTTGGATTAAGTGATGCCATTTGCGATTTGGTATCAACAGGCGGTACATTAAAAAGCAATGGTTTAAAACCTTTTGCTGATGTGATGTCGTCAGAGGCGGTATTAATTGGCCGTAAAGGCTCTGAGAATGAAGACCTGGTTATCGAACTGATACAACGCATACAATCCGTATTACGTGCCAAGGAAACTAAGTACGTTGTGCTTAACGTTCAGCGCGAAAATCTGAAAGCAATTACAGACCTGCTTCCGGGTGTAAAAAGCCCTTCTGTGGTACCATTGGCAGAGGAGGATTGGGTGGCCGTACATACAGTAATCCCGGAGCGTGATTTTTGGGACAGGATAAGCCTGCTAAAACAAGCTGGTGCACAGGGCATTGTTGTAATGCCGATTGAAAAGATAATCCTGTAA
- a CDS encoding 1-(5-phosphoribosyl)-5-[(5-phosphoribosylamino)methylideneamino]imidazole-4-carboxamide isomerase, translated as MYIIPAIDILNKKVVRLREGDYEQVTQYDVTLEEMIERYQSNGTNFIHIIDLNGAKGDFSNQDYLFSIIKKTDMKVQYGGGVRSIEKVKELLNAGIERVIVGTQAITNPSFLEELSKSLCGKEKCSDQVVVAIDVLDEVIKYSGWMESSPIKLMDYVDRCLQLGFFRFLCTDIGKDGKLGGAGIQLYEKLLDHSPFIKLIASGGVSSMKDIEQLSKIKVESVVVGKAIYENRISIEEIKDWNLHALMSI; from the coding sequence ATGTACATAATACCCGCTATTGATATTTTAAATAAAAAGGTTGTTCGCTTGCGCGAGGGCGACTACGAGCAAGTAACACAGTACGATGTTACGCTTGAGGAAATGATAGAGCGCTACCAGTCGAACGGTACCAACTTTATACATATCATTGACCTTAACGGCGCTAAAGGCGACTTCAGTAACCAGGATTATCTGTTTAGCATCATCAAAAAAACAGATATGAAGGTGCAATATGGCGGCGGTGTACGAAGCATTGAAAAAGTGAAAGAACTTTTAAATGCCGGTATAGAACGTGTAATTGTAGGCACACAAGCTATTACTAATCCTTCGTTTTTAGAAGAACTAAGCAAATCGCTTTGCGGTAAAGAAAAATGTTCTGACCAGGTTGTGGTTGCTATTGACGTTTTGGACGAAGTGATCAAATATTCTGGTTGGATGGAAAGCTCTCCTATCAAGTTAATGGATTACGTTGACCGTTGCCTTCAGCTTGGCTTTTTCCGCTTTTTGTGTACTGATATCGGTAAAGATGGCAAACTTGGCGGAGCAGGTATTCAGCTTTATGAAAAACTGTTAGACCACTCTCCTTTCATTAAGCTGATTGCATCGGGTGGCGTAAGCTCTATGAAAGACATTGAGCAGTTAAGCAAGATCAAAGTTGAATCGGTTGTAGTGGGTAAAGCCATCTACGAAAACCGAATCAGCATTGAAGAAATTAAAGACTGGAATCTGCACGCACTGATGTCAATATAA
- the hisF gene encoding imidazole glycerol phosphate synthase subunit HisF → MLAKRIIPCLDVKDGRTVKGVNFVDLRDAGDPVELAWNYSQQGADELVFLDITATHERRKTMVELVKAVARQINIPFTIGGGINEIADADALLNAGADKISINSAAVRNPELIDELAKAFGVQFVIVAVDTRHISNQNIVHLNGGRIATEKETLTWILEAENRGAGEILLTSMDHDGTKAGFDNSLLKVVNDAVNIPVIASGGAGNMQHFVDVFEHTNVDAALAASVFHYGEILIPDLKAELKKHSINVR, encoded by the coding sequence ATGCTCGCTAAACGCATAATCCCCTGCCTTGATGTAAAAGACGGCCGTACGGTTAAAGGTGTAAACTTTGTTGACCTGCGCGATGCCGGTGACCCAGTTGAACTGGCTTGGAACTATTCGCAGCAAGGCGCTGATGAACTGGTGTTTCTGGACATTACAGCAACCCACGAACGCCGTAAAACTATGGTTGAATTGGTCAAAGCCGTAGCTCGGCAGATCAATATCCCTTTTACAATCGGCGGCGGTATCAACGAAATTGCCGACGCTGATGCGCTGTTGAATGCCGGTGCCGATAAAATATCGATCAATTCTGCTGCGGTGCGCAATCCTGAACTGATCGACGAATTAGCAAAAGCGTTTGGCGTTCAGTTTGTAATTGTTGCCGTTGATACAAGGCATATCAGTAATCAAAATATTGTACACCTTAACGGTGGCCGCATTGCAACTGAAAAAGAAACTTTAACCTGGATATTAGAAGCAGAAAACCGTGGTGCGGGTGAGATATTACTTACTTCTATGGACCATGACGGTACAAAGGCGGGATTCGATAACAGCTTACTTAAAGTAGTGAATGATGCTGTAAATATTCCGGTTATTGCATCTGGAGGCGCGGGTAATATGCAGCATTTTGTTGATGTATTTGAGCACACCAATGTAGATGCCGCTTTGGCCGCATCTGTATTTCACTACGGTGAAATTTTGATCCCTGATTTAAAAGCTGAACTTAAAAAGCATAGCATTAACGTTAGATAA
- the hisB gene encoding bifunctional histidinol-phosphatase/imidazoleglycerol-phosphate dehydratase HisB — MIGPQKILFIDRDGTLIKECADEQIDSFYKLEFYNKALQYLPRIAAELDYKLVMVTNQDGLGTISHPEENFWPVQNLVVKTFANEGVNFSAVHIDRTFAKDNAPTRKPGTAMLTEYFDAEKYDLKGSFVIGDRKNDVLLAKNLGCKAIWINDNSGLGNSEFTPEENAVITETVALETTDWQRIYEFLKLGERVAERRRTTRETDIYIKINLDGKGDAQVSTGLHFFDHMLDQIARHGNIDLEVDAKGDLHIDEHHTIEDTAIALGEVFATALGDKRGIERYGFCLPMDDCLSQAAIDFGGRNWLVWDADFKREKIGEMPTEMFYHFFKSFSDAAKCNLNIKAEGQNEHHKIEAIFKAFAKAIKMAVRRDANNMVLPSTKGVL; from the coding sequence ATGATCGGTCCGCAAAAAATATTATTTATTGACAGGGACGGCACCTTAATTAAGGAATGTGCCGACGAGCAAATAGATTCATTTTATAAGCTTGAATTTTACAATAAAGCACTGCAATATTTGCCGCGCATAGCCGCCGAACTTGATTACAAACTGGTAATGGTGACTAACCAAGATGGCTTGGGAACAATCAGCCATCCCGAAGAAAACTTTTGGCCGGTACAAAATCTGGTTGTCAAAACTTTTGCAAACGAAGGTGTGAATTTTTCGGCAGTACACATCGACCGTACTTTTGCTAAAGACAATGCCCCTACCCGTAAGCCGGGTACAGCCATGCTTACCGAATATTTCGATGCTGAAAAATATGATCTTAAAGGTTCTTTTGTAATCGGCGACCGTAAGAATGACGTTTTATTGGCTAAAAATCTTGGATGTAAAGCCATCTGGATCAACGATAATTCGGGCTTGGGTAATAGTGAATTCACGCCTGAAGAAAATGCAGTGATCACTGAAACTGTTGCATTGGAAACTACCGATTGGCAAAGAATCTATGAGTTTTTAAAACTTGGCGAACGTGTGGCAGAGCGCCGCCGTACTACAAGAGAGACTGATATTTATATTAAGATCAATCTCGATGGTAAAGGTGATGCCCAGGTAAGTACAGGTTTGCATTTCTTTGATCACATGCTTGACCAGATTGCACGTCACGGTAATATCGACCTGGAAGTTGATGCGAAAGGTGACCTTCACATCGACGAGCATCATACTATTGAAGATACTGCCATTGCCTTAGGCGAAGTTTTTGCTACAGCATTAGGTGATAAACGTGGCATTGAGCGTTATGGTTTCTGTTTACCAATGGATGATTGCCTGTCGCAGGCTGCAATTGATTTTGGCGGACGTAACTGGCTGGTTTGGGATGCAGACTTTAAGCGTGAAAAGATCGGTGAAATGCCTACAGAGATGTTTTATCACTTCTTTAAGTCGTTTAGCGATGCTGCAAAATGCAATCTTAACATCAAAGCCGAAGGCCAGAACGAACACCATAAAATAGAAGCAATATTCAAAGCCTTTGCTAAAGCGATAAAAATGGCCGTACGCAGAGACGCAAACAATATGGTTTTACCAAGCACAAAAGGAGTGCTTTAA
- a CDS encoding ArnT family glycosyltransferase → MTRVTDYIKNLDALVAAIIGYYVIYLFTKYNGVGISPDSIMYISTARNVHDHGAFTSFTNKSLVDFPVFYPAFLAFTYFISGIDPLKAGPVIDGLLFASVIFISGWLMQRFAPKSIIYKWLILAVIILNPALLQVYTYMWSETLFIIMVLLFFIAFSHYLNTHTYKALIVSAIIAGIACITRYAGITVIGAGGLLLLIDQTYPFKKRWGRIFTFGFVAIAFLVINLVRNHLVTGTTTGPREASVTSFGQNLAYVGSVIMGWISIINTTYMLPMLVGVLVIVALIIALLFHTFRRNLNNYLIIAIAFSLVYILFMVLSATFSRYEQINNRLLAPVYVPLVWALTWWIIHLPARWPVYSKWIIYGVLIITAIFIEYRLYKIDYQRYDDQYDYGNPGYTDDDWKESGTVDWIRRHPQLFKSGVPIYSDAHEAVYWFSGQSNTKLLPHKYFKKDTDKFYAQKHYYIIWFNELYNAELVHIKDIQQHNNLKKLEQFDDGAIYEYNESENAAK, encoded by the coding sequence ATGACGAGAGTAACTGATTATATTAAAAATCTTGATGCGCTGGTTGCAGCAATAATTGGTTACTACGTTATTTATCTATTCACCAAATACAATGGTGTCGGTATTTCGCCCGATTCTATTATGTATATCAGCACAGCAAGAAATGTGCATGATCATGGGGCTTTTACCTCATTCACCAACAAGTCACTGGTTGACTTTCCCGTCTTCTACCCTGCTTTTCTTGCCTTTACTTATTTTATTAGTGGTATTGATCCACTTAAGGCCGGGCCTGTTATAGACGGGCTGCTTTTTGCTTCGGTCATCTTTATTAGCGGCTGGCTGATGCAAAGATTCGCCCCTAAATCCATTATTTATAAATGGCTGATACTGGCAGTAATTATACTTAATCCTGCGTTATTACAGGTGTATACCTATATGTGGTCCGAAACACTATTTATAATAATGGTGCTTTTGTTCTTTATTGCCTTCTCGCATTACCTCAACACGCACACTTATAAAGCGCTGATTGTATCGGCCATAATAGCAGGTATAGCGTGCATTACCCGATATGCAGGTATTACAGTGATAGGTGCAGGCGGATTACTCTTATTAATCGACCAAACATATCCTTTTAAAAAACGCTGGGGACGCATATTTACCTTTGGCTTTGTGGCTATCGCTTTCCTGGTAATCAACCTCGTTCGGAATCATTTAGTTACAGGCACTACTACAGGCCCGCGTGAAGCTTCGGTAACCTCATTTGGACAGAATCTGGCTTACGTGGGCAGTGTAATAATGGGCTGGATAAGTATAATTAATACCACTTATATGCTGCCAATGCTTGTTGGTGTGTTAGTTATTGTGGCATTGATTATTGCATTGCTATTTCATACGTTTAGGAGGAACCTTAACAATTACCTCATCATTGCCATTGCGTTCTCGTTAGTATATATATTGTTTATGGTGCTTTCGGCAACGTTTTCACGGTATGAGCAAATTAATAATCGCCTGCTGGCACCTGTTTATGTACCGCTGGTTTGGGCCCTCACCTGGTGGATCATCCATCTGCCAGCCCGTTGGCCGGTTTACAGTAAATGGATTATTTATGGCGTATTAATTATTACTGCAATTTTCATTGAGTATAGGCTTTATAAGATCGATTATCAACGTTATGATGACCAGTACGATTACGGTAATCCCGGTTATACCGATGATGACTGGAAGGAATCGGGCACGGTAGACTGGATACGCCGGCATCCACAACTTTTTAAATCAGGTGTACCTATCTATTCAGATGCTCACGAAGCAGTATATTGGTTTAGCGGGCAAAGCAACACCAAATTATTGCCTCATAAATATTTTAAAAAAGATACTGATAAGTTTTACGCGCAAAAGCATTATTACATTATCTGGTTTAACGAATTATATAATGCTGAATTGGTACACATAAAGGATATACAACAGCATAATAATCTAAAAAAATTAGAACAATTTGACGACGGTGCTATTTATGAGTACAACGAATCGGAAAATGCAGCTAAATAA
- the hisIE gene encoding bifunctional phosphoribosyl-AMP cyclohydrolase/phosphoribosyl-ATP diphosphatase HisIE, which produces MEIDFEKTDGLVPVVIQDGQTLEVLMLGYMNAEAYEKTVKEKVVTFFSRSKNRLWTKGETSGNFLHVQSIHIDCDKDTVLIMVRPDGVTCHTGSRSCFNTTYNQNFILELENIIRSRYEEPVEGSYVNKLRKKGLNKIAQKVGEEGVETVIAALAETETDLINEASDLVFHLLVLLREKGLSLETIAKNLEGRHSPNPPEGGTK; this is translated from the coding sequence ATGGAAATTGATTTCGAAAAAACCGACGGCCTTGTGCCGGTTGTAATACAAGACGGGCAAACACTTGAGGTGTTGATGTTAGGCTACATGAACGCCGAAGCATACGAGAAAACTGTTAAAGAGAAAGTGGTTACTTTCTTCTCCCGCTCTAAAAACCGTTTGTGGACTAAAGGCGAAACCAGCGGTAACTTTTTGCATGTACAAAGCATCCATATCGATTGCGATAAAGACACTGTTTTGATCATGGTTCGCCCGGATGGCGTAACCTGCCATACTGGTTCACGTAGCTGCTTCAATACTACTTATAATCAGAATTTTATTCTTGAATTAGAGAACATCATCCGTAGCCGTTACGAAGAACCTGTTGAAGGCTCTTATGTAAATAAACTGCGTAAGAAAGGACTAAACAAGATCGCTCAAAAGGTTGGCGAAGAAGGCGTTGAAACTGTGATTGCTGCCCTTGCCGAAACAGAAACAGATCTGATCAACGAAGCTTCGGACCTGGTGTTTCATCTGCTTGTGCTGTTACGTGAGAAAGGCCTGTCATTAGAAACCATTGCCAAAAACTTAGAGGGAAGACATTCCCCCAATCCCCCTGAAGGGGGAACTAAATAA
- a CDS encoding D-glycero-alpha-D-manno-heptose-1,7-bisphosphate 7-phosphatase: MKNKAVFLDRDGVLNQEMGDYVCCMEDFHVLEHNIEALQELQKRGYLLIVATNQGGLAKGWYTEEQLGEMHQHLRSIYHEHGVEFTDIYYCPHHPNFTGDCDCRKPKPGLLLRGIEQYNIDPAKSYFIGDRERDVEAGTAAGVKGILINSDQPISEVLDLID; this comes from the coding sequence TTGAAAAATAAAGCAGTTTTTTTAGACCGTGATGGTGTTTTAAACCAGGAAATGGGCGATTACGTTTGCTGTATGGAAGATTTCCATGTGCTTGAACATAATATTGAAGCTTTACAGGAGCTGCAAAAGCGGGGCTACCTATTAATAGTAGCCACAAACCAAGGTGGTTTAGCTAAAGGCTGGTATACAGAAGAGCAACTGGGCGAAATGCATCAGCATTTACGCAGCATCTACCATGAGCACGGCGTAGAATTTACTGATATTTATTATTGCCCGCATCACCCCAATTTTACCGGCGATTGCGACTGCCGCAAACCTAAACCGGGATTACTGCTTAGGGGAATAGAACAATATAATATCGACCCGGCTAAATCTTATTTCATTGGCGACCGTGAGCGTGATGTGGAAGCGGGTACCGCTGCCGGAGTAAAAGGCATTTTAATTAATAGTGATCAGCCAATCAGCGAAGTGCTGGACCTGATCGATTAG
- the hisC gene encoding histidinol-phosphate transaminase, which produces MFDLQNILRPNIKTLKPYSSARDEFQGEASVYLDANENAFGSPLEQQYNRYPDPLQFQVKKRLSEIKGVPPRNIFLGNGSDEAIDILFRSFCNPGTDNVILVPPTYGMYEVSANINDIEIKRVPLTAEYQLNLEGIAEAIDDRTKLIFVCSPNNPTGNSINREDIETLLANFKGLVVVDEAYINFSRQKSFIQELTEYANLVVLQTLSKAWGLAGLRIGMAFASEEIIEVMNRVKPPYNINEASQQLALQALQNIDQVNNWIKETLSERDKLVLQLKNFDFVLDIYPSDANFILVKTTDPRGIYNYLVSNGIIVRDRSKVELCEGAVRITIGTPAENQKLLETLQTYQ; this is translated from the coding sequence ATGTTCGACTTACAAAACATACTTCGACCAAACATAAAAACACTTAAGCCCTACTCGTCCGCACGAGACGAGTTTCAGGGAGAAGCCAGCGTGTATCTGGATGCCAATGAAAACGCATTCGGTTCGCCGCTTGAGCAGCAATACAACCGCTACCCAGATCCGCTGCAATTCCAGGTAAAAAAACGCCTGAGCGAGATTAAAGGCGTTCCGCCACGTAATATTTTCTTAGGCAACGGTAGCGATGAAGCCATTGACATCCTGTTTCGTAGCTTTTGCAATCCAGGTACAGACAATGTAATCCTTGTTCCTCCTACTTACGGCATGTACGAGGTCTCTGCCAATATCAACGACATCGAAATTAAAAGGGTTCCGTTAACAGCAGAATACCAGTTAAACCTGGAAGGTATCGCCGAAGCAATTGATGACCGTACCAAGCTAATCTTTGTATGCTCGCCAAATAACCCTACCGGCAACTCCATTAACCGCGAAGATATTGAAACCTTACTTGCCAACTTTAAAGGATTGGTTGTTGTAGACGAGGCTTATATCAATTTCAGCCGTCAAAAATCGTTTATACAGGAACTCACAGAATATGCTAACCTTGTAGTGTTGCAAACCTTGTCAAAAGCATGGGGACTGGCAGGTTTGCGCATAGGTATGGCCTTTGCAAGCGAGGAGATCATTGAAGTAATGAACCGGGTTAAACCACCTTACAACATCAATGAAGCTTCGCAACAGTTAGCATTACAGGCGTTGCAAAATATTGATCAGGTAAATAACTGGATTAAAGAAACTTTAAGTGAGCGGGATAAACTTGTACTTCAATTAAAGAACTTTGATTTTGTACTGGATATTTATCCGTCTGATGCAAATTTTATCCTCGTAAAAACTACTGATCCAAGAGGCATTTACAATTACCTGGTAAGCAATGGTATCATTGTTCGCGACCGCTCTAAGGTTGAACTTTGCGAAGGGGCAGTACGAATTACCATCGGCACGCCTGCAGAAAATCAAAAATTATTAGAAACTTTACAAACATATCAATGA
- the hisH gene encoding imidazole glycerol phosphate synthase subunit HisH, which translates to MIGIIRYGAGNIFSLTSALDRLGVSYGMIHEEKDFDQFDRYIIPGVGHAGTAMQKLQNTGLVPKIKSLDKPTLGVCVGMQLLTAHSEEGDADLLDIIPLKTKRFQETTDFKVPHTGWNSICTEKENPLFANIPNGTHFYFVHSYFIEHNDNYTLASTDYINKFSASIWHNNFYGVQFHPEKSGEYGELLLKNFSNL; encoded by the coding sequence ATGATAGGCATCATTCGATACGGCGCAGGCAATATATTTTCGCTTACATCGGCCCTTGACAGGCTCGGGGTTAGCTATGGCATGATCCATGAGGAAAAGGATTTTGACCAGTTCGACCGTTATATCATTCCCGGCGTGGGTCATGCAGGTACAGCTATGCAAAAGCTACAGAACACCGGGCTTGTGCCTAAGATCAAATCGCTTGATAAACCAACTTTAGGTGTTTGTGTAGGCATGCAATTGCTTACAGCCCACTCAGAAGAAGGTGATGCTGACCTGCTTGATATCATACCGCTTAAAACAAAGCGCTTTCAGGAGACGACAGACTTTAAAGTGCCGCATACAGGTTGGAACAGCATTTGCACCGAAAAGGAAAATCCATTATTTGCAAATATTCCTAACGGTACACACTTTTACTTTGTACATTCATACTTTATTGAGCACAACGACAATTATACCTTGGCATCAACTGATTATATAAATAAGTTTTCGGCATCAATTTGGCACAATAATTTTTACGGAGTTCAGTTTCACCCTGAAAAATCGGGCGAGTATGGCGAACTTCTACTCAAAAACTTTTCAAATTTGTAA